A portion of the Streptomyces coeruleoprunus genome contains these proteins:
- the thrC gene encoding threonine synthase yields MAVQTDAPTTTSVDLGPAAALSCRECGERFALGPIFACEFCFGPLEVAYDLPDGDPEALRKRIEAGPANIWRYAPLLPVPADVADKPNLNPGWTKLVKADNLARELGVTGGLYIKDDSGNPTHSFKDRVVAQALEAARAFGFTTLSCSSTGNLAGAVGAAAARAGFRSCVFIPHDLEQGKVVMAAVYGGDLVGIEGTYDDVNRFCSELIGDPLGEGWGFVNVNLRPYYAEGSKTLAYEICEQLGWRLPDQLVVPIASGSQLTKIDKGLQELIELGLVEDKPYKIFGAQAEGCSPVSAAFKAGHDVVRPQKPNTIAKSLAIGNPADGPYVLDIARRTGGAVEDVDDEQVVDAIKLLARTEGIFAETAGGVTVGVTRKLIENGLLDPTLTTVVLNTGDGLKTLDAVAPTTGPTATIRPSLDAFRDAGLA; encoded by the coding sequence ATGGCTGTGCAGACCGACGCACCCACCACCACCTCCGTCGACCTCGGACCCGCCGCCGCCCTCTCCTGTCGCGAATGCGGCGAGCGCTTCGCCCTCGGCCCGATTTTCGCCTGTGAGTTCTGTTTCGGGCCCCTCGAAGTCGCCTACGACCTGCCGGACGGCGACCCGGAGGCCCTGCGCAAGCGGATCGAGGCCGGCCCGGCCAACATCTGGCGCTACGCCCCGCTCCTCCCCGTCCCCGCCGACGTCGCGGACAAGCCGAACCTCAACCCCGGCTGGACCAAGCTCGTCAAGGCCGACAACCTCGCCCGCGAACTCGGCGTGACCGGCGGCCTGTACATCAAGGACGACTCGGGCAACCCCACCCACTCCTTCAAGGACCGCGTGGTCGCCCAGGCCCTGGAGGCCGCCCGCGCCTTCGGCTTCACCACCCTGTCCTGCTCCTCCACCGGCAACCTGGCCGGCGCCGTGGGCGCCGCCGCCGCCCGCGCCGGCTTCCGCTCCTGCGTGTTCATCCCGCACGACCTGGAGCAGGGCAAGGTCGTCATGGCCGCCGTCTACGGCGGCGACCTCGTCGGCATCGAGGGCACCTACGACGACGTCAACCGGTTCTGCAGCGAACTGATCGGCGACCCGCTCGGCGAGGGCTGGGGCTTCGTCAACGTCAACCTGCGCCCGTACTACGCCGAGGGCTCCAAGACCCTCGCGTACGAGATCTGCGAGCAGCTCGGCTGGCGGCTGCCCGACCAGCTGGTCGTCCCCATCGCCTCCGGCTCCCAGCTCACGAAGATCGACAAGGGCCTCCAGGAGCTGATCGAGCTGGGGCTCGTCGAGGACAAGCCGTACAAGATCTTCGGCGCGCAGGCCGAGGGCTGCTCGCCGGTGTCGGCCGCCTTCAAGGCCGGCCACGACGTCGTCCGGCCGCAGAAGCCGAACACGATCGCCAAGTCGCTCGCCATCGGCAACCCGGCCGACGGCCCGTACGTCCTGGACATCGCCCGGCGCACCGGCGGCGCGGTCGAGGACGTCGACGACGAGCAGGTCGTGGACGCCATCAAGCTGCTGGCCCGCACCGAGGGCATCTTCGCCGAGACGGCGGGCGGGGTGACCGTGGGCGTGACGCGCAAGCTCATCGAGAACGGGCTGCTCGACCCGACGCTGACCACCGTCGTCCTCAACACCGGTGACGGCCTGAAGACCCTCGACGCCGTCGCCCCGACGACCGGCCCGACCGCGACCATCCGCCCGAGCCTCGACGCGTTCCGCGACGCCGGCCTGGCCTGA
- a CDS encoding cold-shock protein has protein sequence MAQGTVKWFNAEKGYGFIAVDGGADVFVHYSAIQMDGYRTLEEGQRVEFEISQGQKGPQADMVKIAG, from the coding sequence ATGGCTCAGGGCACCGTCAAGTGGTTCAACGCGGAGAAGGGGTACGGCTTCATCGCGGTCGACGGTGGTGCGGATGTTTTCGTCCACTACAGCGCGATCCAGATGGATGGCTACCGCACTCTCGAAGAGGGTCAGCGGGTCGAGTTCGAGATCTCGCAGGGTCAGAAGGGCCCGCAGGCGGACATGGTCAAGATCGCCGGCTGA
- a CDS encoding MoaD/ThiS family protein: MSVNVRIPTILRTYTGGRAEVPAEGATLAEVIRSLESNHPGIAARVLDDQGQLRRFVNVYVNDDDVRFEGGLDTATPDGAGVSIIPAVAGGC, from the coding sequence ATGAGCGTCAACGTCCGCATCCCCACGATCCTGCGCACGTACACCGGCGGCCGGGCCGAGGTCCCGGCGGAGGGCGCGACCCTCGCCGAGGTGATCCGGTCCCTGGAGAGCAACCACCCCGGCATCGCCGCCCGTGTCCTCGACGACCAGGGCCAGCTGCGCCGCTTCGTGAACGTGTACGTCAACGACGACGACGTCCGGTTCGAGGGCGGCCTCGACACCGCCACGCCGGACGGTGCGGGCGTCTCGATCATCCCGGCCGTGGCCGGCGGCTGCTGA
- the groL gene encoding chaperonin GroEL (60 kDa chaperone family; promotes refolding of misfolded polypeptides especially under stressful conditions; forms two stacked rings of heptamers to form a barrel-shaped 14mer; ends can be capped by GroES; misfolded proteins enter the barrel where they are refolded when GroES binds), with product MAKIIAFDEEARRGLERGMNQLADAVKVTLGPKGRNVVLEKKWGAPTITNDGVSIAKEIELEDPYEKIGAELVKEVAKKTDDVAGDGTTTATVLAQALVREGLRNVAAGANPMALKRGIEKAVEAVSGALLEQAKDVETKEQIASTASISAADTQIGELIAEAMDKVGKEGVITVEESNTFGLELELTEGMRFDKGYISAYFATDMERMEAVLEDPYILIVNSKVSNVKDLLPLLEKVMQSGKPLLIIAEDVEGEALSTLVVNKIRGTFKSVAVKAPGFGDRRKAMLGDIAILTGGQVISEEVGLKLENAGLDLLGRARKVVITKDETTIVDGAGDSEQVAGRVNQIRAEIENSDSDYDREKLQERLAKLAGGVAVIKAGAATEVELKERKHRIEDAVRNAKAAVEEGIVAGGGVALLQASSVFEKLELDGDEATGAAAVKAALEAPLKQIAVNAGLEGGVVVEKVRGLTPGHGLNAATGEYVDLVAEGIIDPAKVTRSALQNAASIAALFLTTEAVIADKPEKAAAPAGGGMPGGDMDF from the coding sequence ATGGCCAAGATCATCGCGTTCGACGAGGAGGCACGGCGCGGTCTCGAGCGCGGGATGAACCAGCTCGCCGACGCCGTCAAGGTCACCCTTGGTCCCAAGGGTCGCAACGTCGTCCTCGAGAAGAAGTGGGGCGCCCCCACGATCACCAACGACGGTGTCTCCATCGCCAAGGAGATCGAGCTCGAGGACCCGTACGAGAAGATCGGCGCCGAGCTGGTCAAGGAAGTCGCCAAGAAGACGGACGACGTCGCCGGTGACGGTACGACCACCGCGACCGTCCTCGCCCAGGCGCTGGTCCGCGAGGGTCTGCGCAACGTCGCCGCCGGCGCCAACCCGATGGCCCTGAAGCGCGGTATCGAGAAGGCCGTCGAGGCCGTCTCCGGCGCCCTGCTCGAGCAGGCCAAGGACGTGGAGACGAAGGAGCAGATCGCCTCCACCGCCTCCATCTCCGCCGCCGACACCCAGATCGGCGAGCTGATCGCCGAGGCCATGGACAAGGTCGGCAAGGAAGGCGTCATCACCGTCGAGGAGTCCAACACCTTCGGTCTGGAGCTGGAGCTCACCGAGGGCATGCGCTTCGACAAGGGCTACATCTCGGCGTACTTCGCGACCGACATGGAGCGCATGGAGGCCGTCCTCGAGGACCCCTACATCCTCATCGTCAACTCCAAGGTCAGCAACGTGAAGGACCTCCTTCCGCTGCTGGAGAAGGTCATGCAGTCGGGCAAGCCGCTGCTGATCATCGCCGAGGACGTCGAGGGCGAGGCCCTGTCGACCCTGGTCGTCAACAAGATCCGCGGCACCTTCAAGTCCGTCGCCGTCAAGGCCCCGGGCTTCGGCGACCGCCGCAAGGCCATGCTCGGCGACATCGCCATCCTCACCGGTGGCCAGGTCATCTCCGAGGAGGTCGGCCTCAAGCTGGAGAACGCCGGTCTGGACCTGCTGGGCCGCGCCCGCAAGGTCGTCATCACCAAGGACGAGACCACCATCGTCGACGGTGCCGGTGACAGCGAGCAGGTCGCGGGTCGCGTGAACCAGATCCGCGCCGAGATCGAGAACTCCGACTCGGACTACGACCGCGAGAAGCTCCAGGAGCGTCTGGCGAAGCTGGCCGGCGGCGTGGCCGTCATCAAGGCCGGTGCCGCCACCGAGGTGGAGCTCAAGGAGCGCAAGCACCGCATCGAGGACGCCGTCCGCAACGCGAAGGCCGCCGTCGAGGAGGGCATCGTCGCCGGTGGTGGCGTGGCCCTGCTGCAGGCTTCCTCGGTCTTCGAGAAGCTGGAGCTGGACGGCGACGAGGCCACCGGTGCCGCCGCCGTCAAGGCCGCCCTGGAGGCCCCGCTCAAGCAGATCGCCGTCAACGCCGGCCTCGAGGGCGGCGTCGTGGTGGAGAAGGTGCGCGGCCTGACCCCGGGTCACGGCCTGAACGCCGCGACCGGCGAGTACGTCGACCTGGTCGCCGAGGGCATCATCGACCCGGCCAAGGTGACGCGCTCCGCGCTGCAGAACGCCGCGTCGATCGCCGCGCTGTTCCTCACCACCGAGGCCGTCATCGCCGACAAGCCGGAGAAGGCCGCCGCGCCGGCCGGCGGCGGCATGCCGGGCGGTGACATGGACTTCTGA
- a CDS encoding glucosyl-3-phosphoglycerate synthase — MLDEVERWLGRRSWSVADRPIEQLLAAKRAHGTTVSVVLPALNEEATVGEIVTVIRRELMTAAVPLVDELVVVDSGSTDGTARVAAAAGARVVARDAVLPRIPAVPGKGEVLWRSLLVTEGDIVCFVDADLREFDADFVTGIVGPLLTDPDVEFVKAMYDRPLGTSGGQGGRVTELVARPLLNLHWPQLAGFVQPLGGEYAARRSLLERLPFPVGYGVELGLLVDALHTVGLDALAQVDVGVRLHRHQDDRALGRMAAAIYRTAQLRLSRGHLVRPRLTQFDRTESGFSPRTHAVDTEERPPMREVAEYIRKRRVA; from the coding sequence GTGCTGGATGAAGTGGAGCGCTGGCTGGGCCGGCGGTCCTGGTCCGTGGCCGATCGGCCGATCGAGCAGCTGCTCGCCGCGAAGCGGGCGCACGGGACGACGGTGAGCGTCGTCCTGCCCGCGCTGAACGAGGAGGCGACGGTCGGGGAGATCGTCACCGTGATCCGGCGCGAGCTGATGACGGCGGCGGTGCCGCTGGTGGACGAGCTGGTGGTGGTCGACTCGGGGTCCACGGACGGTACGGCGCGGGTGGCGGCGGCGGCCGGGGCGCGGGTGGTGGCGCGGGACGCGGTGCTGCCGCGCATACCGGCGGTGCCCGGCAAGGGCGAGGTGTTGTGGCGGTCGCTGCTGGTCACCGAGGGCGACATCGTCTGCTTCGTGGACGCGGACCTGCGCGAGTTCGACGCCGACTTCGTGACGGGGATCGTGGGGCCGCTGCTGACCGATCCGGACGTGGAGTTCGTGAAGGCGATGTACGACCGGCCGCTCGGCACGTCCGGCGGGCAGGGCGGCCGGGTGACGGAGCTGGTGGCGCGGCCGCTGCTGAACCTGCACTGGCCGCAGCTGGCGGGGTTCGTCCAGCCGCTGGGCGGGGAGTACGCGGCGCGGCGGTCGCTGCTGGAGCGCCTGCCGTTCCCGGTGGGGTACGGGGTGGAGCTGGGGTTGCTGGTGGACGCGCTGCACACGGTGGGCCTGGACGCGCTGGCGCAGGTGGACGTGGGGGTGCGGCTGCACCGGCACCAGGACGACCGGGCGCTGGGGCGGATGGCGGCGGCGATCTACCGGACGGCGCAGCTGCGGCTGTCGCGGGGGCACCTGGTGCGGCCGAGGCTGACGCAGTTCGACCGTACGGAGTCGGGCTTCTCGCCCCGTACGCACGCGGTGGACACGGAGGAGCGGCCGCCGATGCGGGAGGTGGCGGAGTACATACGAAAGCGCCGCGTGGCTTGA